A region from the Panicum hallii strain FIL2 chromosome 1, PHallii_v3.1, whole genome shotgun sequence genome encodes:
- the LOC112899808 gene encoding filament-like plant protein 7: protein MAEMEEALRSCMERLVIAREEREQIIVEAANEISSEKKKVRELQQKLEDASKKAAKLAAENNSLRKAVDAKDALIGELRESEAAAGGKLADATARLESAQKQAGSLQYEVRMLQKELEVRGQEREYDLKSVDAARRQQAEHLKRIAQLEAECLRLRGMVRKRLPGPAAIAKMRDEVEQQAPTASPRRPRPATPSSPRSGAPFSPRTPSPSPRRSVSDAEGYAFKLRSVEDENRALKQELAKRESELQFVQMKYADEACKLTVVQRQLKELTEENKQLSDANCQSESWASALISELEQFRAASQNGVSIMASSEMNLLHDFAEIEKMEMASGDLNGNAAPASLKKADTTPVKPEKNGSDPAVNGTIPNGHPETERVHDIWNLVVHKHEASGESIETILQEIQNAVSNNREDSEVPYDRSEIEKTVRDLIEKITSMVGTSAGDNVARSGPLSHDKSELCSRLEHLVQVCHDLLHGEANLEKFIDEVCLILKYIVGQYLSNQDLAGTVDSDEKNFDEGKSTGTVTTESNQDIQSAKSSAALDIQKEAQEGTNQSAEDHIMASDQEKLDEELAIVVLAQDDNIQPGRKSACCDEIESPAAEASVQHWVAQEESHLATDSEILAAADKLAECQETITILSKQLQALKIPATSSGPLPLDGSICNPRPSSARSDYKPQSLASILAEEFVAYAEGSRSPATPTRSTALERNNAGADDEESTQIVVHPVFAAEPRQEDDASADARRKKKRGQSLLGRIMFRKRVDGGS from the exons ATGGCTGAAATGGAAGAAGCTCTGAGATCCTGCATGGAGCGGCTGGTCATTGCCCGAGAAGAGCGGGAGCAGATCATCGTGGAGGCGGCCAACGAGATATCGTCCGAGAAGAAGAAAGTGCGCGAGCTCCAGCAGAAGCTGGAGGACGCGAGCAAGAAGGCCGCGAAGCTCGCCGCCGAGAACAACAGCCTCCGCAAGGCCGTCGACGCCAAGGACGCGCTGATCGGGGAGCTGCGGGAGTCCgaggcggccgcgggcggcAAGCTTGCCGACGCGACGGCGAGGCTGGAGTCGGCGCAGAAGCAGGCCGGGTCGCTGCAGTACGAGGTGCGCATGCtgcagaaggagctggaggtccGGGGCCAGGAGCGGGAGTACGACCTCAAGTCCGTCGACGCCGCGCGCCGGCAGCAGGCCGAGCACCTGAAGCGGATCGCGCAGCTGGAGGCCGAGTGCCTGCGGCTGCGCGGCATGGTCCGCAAGCGGCTGCCCGGGCCGGCGGCGATCGCCAAGATGAGGGATGAGGTCGAGCAGCAGGCCCCCACCGCCAGCCCGAGGCGGCCGCGCCCCGCGACGCCCTCCTCGCCGCGGTCGGGCGCGCCGTTCTCGCCGCggacgccgtcgccgtcgccgcggcgCTCGGTGTCGGACGCCGAGGGCTACGCGTTCAAGCTCCGCTCCGTCGAGGACGAGAACAGGGCGCTGAAGCAGGAGCTCGCCAAGAGGGAGAGCGAGCTGCAGTTCGTGCAGATGAAGTACGCCGACGAGGCCTGCAAGCTGACGGTGGTGCAGAGGCAACTCAAGGAGCTGACAGAGGAGAACAAACAGCTGAGCGACGCTAACTGTCAATCGGAGTCTTGGGCCTCGGCTCTGATTTCTGAATTGGAGCAGTTCAGGGCTGCCAGCCAGAACGGTGTATCCATCATGGCATCATCTGAGATGAACTTGCTCCATGATTTCGCTGAGATTGAGAAAATGGAGATGGCATCAGGTGATCTAAATGGAAATGCGGCACCTGCATCTCTCAAGAAGGCGGATACGACACCAGTAAAGCCAGAGAAGAACGGCAGTGATCCTGCAGTGAATGGTACCATCCCCAACGGCCATCCTGAAACTGAAAGAGTTCATGATATTTGGAATCTGGTAGTGCATAAGCATGAAGCAAGTGGAGAAAGTATTGAAACCATCCTTCAGGAGATTCAGAATGCAGTCTCTAATAACAGAGAAGATTCAGAGGTACCGTATGACCGGTCTGAAATTGAGAAGACTGTGAGAGATCTGATTGAGAAAATCACTTCCATGGTTGGCACATCTGCAGGGGATAATGTTGCAAGATCAGGACCACTGTCACATGACAAGTCTGAACTTTGCAGTCGCCTTGAGCACCTGGTTCAGGTGTGTCATGATCTACTACATGGGGAAGCTAACCTTGAAAAGTTCATTGACGAGGTTTGTCTGATCCTGAAGTACATTGTCGGCCAATACTTATCGAACCAAGATCTAGCTGGCACCGTGGATAGTGATGAAAAGAATTTTGATGAGGGTAAGTCAACAGGTACAGTCACCACAGAAAGTAATCAGGACATCCAAAGTGCAAAATCATCAGCAGCTCTAGATATTCAGAAAGAAGCGCAGGAAGGAACAAACCAGTCAGCTGAAGACCATATAATGGCCAGTGATCAAGAGAAGCTGGATGAAGAACTCGCAATAGTTGTACTTGCTCAGGATGATAATATCCAGCCTGGCAGAAAATCAGCCTGCTGTGATGAGATAGAAAG TCCTGCTGCTGAGGCAAGTGTGCAACATTGGGTAGCTCAAGAGGAAAGCCATTTAGCAACA GACTCAGAAATCCTCGCAGCAGCTGACAAGCTCGCCGAGTGCCAGGAGACGATCACGATCCTAAGCAAGCAGCTGCAGGCTCTGAAGATCCCAGCAACTTCGTCAGGTCCTCTTCCTCTCGACGGCTCCATCTGCAACCCCAGGCCGAGCTCGGCCAGGTCCGACTACAAGCCGCAGTCGCTCGCGAGCATCCTCGCCGAGGAGTTCGTCGCCTACGCCGAGGGCTCCAGGTCTCCTGCTACGCCGACGAGGAGCACGGCACTGGAGCGGAACAACGCTGGCGCTGACGACGAGGAATCGACGCAGATCGTCGTCCATCCGGTGTTCGCCGCCGAGCCGCGGCAGGAAGACGACGCTTCCGCTgacgcgaggaggaagaagaagcgggGTCAGAGTCTGCTGGGCAGGATCATGTTCAGGAAGAGAGTGGACGGTGGCTCCTAG
- the LOC112875682 gene encoding uncharacterized protein LOC112875682 gives MAALWLRLLLAVGLPVAALVAVAFLVYRRRRLPRNAPPELPEVARAAGPEPTASPGLAKLNMRYSAASARVGLRFQQLHQHQHHARVDVRHRGPGGAQQGPFQWADHPRLVTEAAENGWAQFVFAVAPPRSKSASSSPLWGTCPVCDAGMTSRDMAEAAWELPSGSSERMQAVRLNPAAAAAAASSRKWLPGSIPSPLRGDTDAGNNPSALCLARMSLPLPGPPLAGTPFPQDAYFEITIIYLNTKRPEWSASRASRRGRDGSSESDRVKLIRFAPDAKDPVQENRAAKDEQQDKQRHLVMSLGLATASGAPPRPSLAGTYASSIGFHSNGAVYLDGMKLVYESDKSSWAGVDKVVGCGFEPAKRKVFFTVDGQLVHAVSCNAEAFSSPLYPVLASSFDVMALVNLGQGKFRYAPANARRTANPCFVRAASAVDARDGGGSGSMGLDFDDSGELFSMGRVDSGWMEALRVSKSRKDSVAGSGAASVGDPEGESDLFEIPLRD, from the exons ATGGCGGCGCTGTGGCTCCGGCTGCTGCTCGCCGTCGGGCTCCCGGTCGCGGCGCTGGTCGCGGTCGCGTTCCTGGTGTACCGGCGGCGGAGGTTGCCCCGCAACGCGCCGCCTGAGCTCCCGGAAGTTGCCCGTGCGGCTGGTCCGGAGCCGACGGCGAGCCCCGGGCTGGCGAAGCTGAACATGAGGTAcagcgccgccagcgcccgcgTGGGGCTCCGGTTCCAGCAGTTGCACCAGCACCAGCATCACGCCCGCGTCGATGTCAGGCACCGGGGCCCGGGCGGCGCGCAGCAGGGCCCGTTCCAGTGGGCGGACCACCCGCGGCTGGTGACCGAGGCGGCGGAGAACGGGTGGGCGCAGTTCGTGTTCGCGGTCGCGCCGCCGCGGTCCAAGTccgcgtcgtcgtcgccgctcTGGGGCACCTGCCCGGTCTGCGACGCCGGGATGACGAGCCGCGACATGGCGGAGGCGGCGTGGGAGCTGCCCTCGGGGTCGTCCGAGCGGATGCAGGCCGTGCGGCTcaacccggccgccgccgccgccgccgcgtccagcAGGAAGTGGCTCCCCGGAAGCATCCCGAGCCCGCTCCGCGGCGACACGGACGCGGGGAACAATCCCAGCGCGCTGTGCCTCGCCAGGATGAGCCTGCCGCTGCCCGGGCCCCCGCTCGCCGGCACGCCGTTCCCGCAGGACGCCTACTTCGAGATCACCATCATCTACCTCAACACGAAACGGCCGGAGTGGTCAGCGTCGAGGGCGAGCAGGCGTGGCCGGGACGGCTCCAGCGAGAGCGACCGCGTCAAGCTCATTCGTTTTGCACCGGACGCCAAGGACCCGGTCCAAGAAAACAGAGCCGCCAAGGACGAGCAACAGGACAAGCAGCGGCACCTCGTCATGTCGCTGGGCCTCGCCACCGCGtccggcgcgccgccgcggccgtcgcTGGCCGGGACGTACGCGTCGTCCATTGGCTTCCACTCCAACGGCGCCGTCTACCTCGACG GGATGAAGCTGGTGTACGAATCGGACAAGTCCTCGTGGGCGGGCGTGGACAAGGTGGTCGGCTGCGGCTTCGAGCCGGCGAAGCGGAAGGTGTTCTTCACCGTGGACGGGCAGCTGGTCCACGCCGTGAGCTGCAACGCGGAGGCGTTCTCGAGCCCGCTGTACCCGGTGCTGGCCTCCAGCTTCGACGTGATGGCGCTGGTCAATCTCGGGCAGGGCAAGTTCCGGTACGCGCCGGCCAACGCGCGGCGCACGGCGAACCCGTGCTTCGTGCGCGCCGCGTCCGCGGTGGACgcccgcgacggcggcggcagcggctccATGGGACTCGACTTCGACGACAGCGGCGAGCTCTTCTCCATGGGCCGCGTGGACTCCGGGTGGATGGAGGCGTTGCGGGTGAGCAAGAGCAGGAAGGACAGCGTCGCCGGCTCCGGCGCGGCGTCGGTCGGCGACCCGGAAGGCGAGTCCGACCTGTTCGAGATCCCGCTGCGAGACTGA
- the LOC112902650 gene encoding putative receptor-like protein kinase At3g47110 — protein MTSVLPKQPAKQGMHIIVLPLLLLCHGVANIHCSAVHESRPQDLRSLLDFKRGITSDPHRASSNWTTRSHFCHWNGVQCTLEQPRRVRGLQLSRQSLSGQISSSLGNLTFLYELDLSYNNFVGPLPLLGGLQQLQYLYLNNNILSGIIPDALTNCFNLTYLDISSNSLVGSIPPKLGLLSNLGYLNLRSNQLNGSIPCELGQLKLKYLILGDNKLSGEIPQAFFRLSSLQYLSLELNMLGKALPPDIGELLPNLIEVTLENNNFEGPIPDSLGNNALGLKMIDLSYNNFTGRIPTSLGKLSNLTFLNLQDNQLVARKNQDWEFLNALRNCRFLEVLHSLTMSCRDLFHSQSVTYPPAFKCFCWVETACLRKFHRV, from the exons ATGACAAGTGTGTTACCCAAGCAGCCTGCGAAACAAGGCATGCATATTATTGTGTTGCCGTTGCTGCTGTTGTGTCATGGAGTTGCCAACATCCATTGCTCAGCAGTTCACGAGAGCAGGCCGCAGGATCTCCGCTCACTGCTCGACTTCAAGCGGGGCATCACCAGCGATCCACACAGAGCCTCGAGCAATTGGACCACGAGGTCCCACTTCTGTCACTGGAATGGTGTCCAGTGCACCTTGGAGCAACCACGGCGCGTCCGGGGGCTCCAACTGTCAAGACAAAGTTTGTCAGGCCAAATCAGCTCCTCCCTAGGCAACCTTACCTTCCTTTATGAACTTGATCTCTCCTATAATAACTTTGTTGGTCCCTTACCTCTTCTCGGCGGCCTCCAACAACTGCAATATCTTTATTTGAACAACAACATTTTGTCTGGGATAATTCCTGATGCAc TTACAAACTGCTTCAACTTGACCTACTTAGACATCTCTTCAAACTCACTGGTGGGTTCAATTCCTCCAAAATTAGGCCTACTATCCAATCTAGGATATCTCAATCTGAGGTCAAATCAACTCAATGGAAGCATTCCTTGTGAGCTTGGCCAATTAAAGTTAAAATACTTAATCCTTGGAGACAATAAGCTTTCCGGTGAAATCCCACAAGCCTTCTTTCGTCTTTCTTCTCTACAATATCTAAGTCTAGAGCTCAATATGCTAGGCAAGGCATTGCCACCTGATATAGGAGAACTTCTCCCTAATCTCATAGAGGTTACGTTGGAAAACAACAACTTTGAAGGTCCCATTCCAGATTCCCTAGGCAATAATGCCCTGGGGCTAAAGATGATAGATTTATCATATAATAATTTCACAGGGCGAATTCCCACCTCTTTGGgaaaactttcaaatttgactTTCCTAAACCTTCAAGATAACCAGCTCGTAGCAAGAAAAAACCAGGACTGGGAATTTCTTAATGCATTAAGAAACTGTAGATTCCTTGAGGTACTTCACTCTCTTACAATGAGCTGCAGGGATCTCTTCCACAGTCAATCGGTGACCTATCCACCAGCCTTCAAGTGCTTCTGTTGGGTGGAAACAGCTTGTCTTCGCAAGTTCCACAGAGTATAG
- the LOC112894786 gene encoding probable LRR receptor-like serine/threonine-protein kinase At3g47570, which translates to MPVYSAVSWRIKWRVYLTILLIMVFGFMPCAMPIYSILLVKKKSRSPYLMLLSFGKKFPRVSYKDLAQAIGNFLESNLIGRGSYGSVYRGKLTKAKMEVAIKVFDLDMGFADSSFVSECEALRIVWHRNLLPILTACSTIDNRGNDFKALIYEFMPNGNLDTWLHQKGGPVVPKLLGLTQRISIAADVADALAYLHHDCRRPIVHCDLKPTNILLDDDMNAHIGDFGIAS; encoded by the coding sequence ATGCCTGTATACTCTGCAGTTTCTTGGAGAATAAAATGGAGAGTGTATTTGACAATCTTACTAATTATGGTATTTGGTTTCATGCCATGCGCAATGCCAATTTACTCTATACTCCTTGTGAAGAAGAAATCAAGAAGTCCATACTTAATGTTGCTTTCTTTTGGTAAGAAATTTCCTAGAGTTTCTTACAAGGATCTAGCTCAAGCTATAGGGAATTTTTTGGAGTCCAACCTTATTGGGAGAGGAAGCTATGGTTCAGTATACAGAGGGAAATTAACTAAAGCTAAAATGGAAGTGGCTATTAAGGTTTTTGACCTTGACATGGGATTTGCAGACTCAAGTTTTGTATCAGAATGTGAGGCCTTGAGAATCGTTTGGCATCGGAACCTTCTTCCCATACTAACTGCATGCTCAACAATAGACAATAGAGGTAATGATTTCAAGGCTCTAATTTATGAGTTCATGCCCAATGGGAATTTGGATACATGGTTGCATCAGAAAGGTGGTCCTGTAGTTCCAAAACTTTTGGGCTTAACTCAACGAATAAGCATAGCTGCTGATGTAGCTGATGCGTTGGCCTATTTGCACCATGACTGTAGAAGGCCTATTGTCCACTGTGATCTGAAACCGACTAATATCCTTCTTGATGATGATATGAATGCCCATATAGGAGACTTCGGCATTGCAAGCTAG